From Pseudofrankia saprophytica, a single genomic window includes:
- the trpA gene encoding tryptophan synthase subunit alpha produces the protein MQAQGTRGRLADTFAAARKEGRSVLVGYLPAGFPTVDGAIAAMRAMVEAGVDVVEVGLPYSDPTMDGPVIQEAADAALRGGVTTADVVRTVEAVAETGAPTLVMTYWNPVERYGVERFAADLAAAGGAGVITPDLPPEEAAPWLAAAGAHDLDPVFLVAPSSTDERIQLVTGITGGFVYAASLMGVTGARQSVGAAAEGLVKRVRAVTDLPVSVGLGVRDGAQAATVAAFADGVIVGSALVGALLTAERAGTGLSAGLDGIRALTAELAAGVRRPSPATGDA, from the coding sequence GTGCAGGCACAGGGCACGCGCGGGCGGCTCGCGGACACCTTCGCGGCGGCACGCAAGGAGGGCCGCTCGGTCCTGGTCGGCTACCTGCCGGCCGGATTCCCGACGGTCGACGGCGCCATCGCGGCCATGCGCGCCATGGTCGAGGCCGGCGTGGACGTGGTGGAGGTCGGCCTCCCGTACTCGGACCCGACGATGGACGGCCCGGTCATCCAGGAAGCCGCCGACGCCGCGTTGCGCGGCGGGGTCACCACCGCCGACGTGGTCCGCACCGTCGAGGCGGTCGCCGAGACCGGGGCGCCCACGCTCGTCATGACCTACTGGAACCCGGTGGAGCGCTACGGAGTCGAGCGCTTCGCCGCGGACCTCGCCGCCGCCGGCGGCGCTGGTGTCATCACCCCCGACCTGCCTCCGGAGGAAGCGGCCCCGTGGCTCGCCGCCGCCGGCGCGCACGACCTCGACCCGGTCTTCCTCGTCGCGCCGAGCTCGACCGACGAGCGGATCCAGCTGGTGACCGGCATCACCGGCGGCTTCGTCTACGCCGCGTCGCTCATGGGTGTGACGGGCGCCCGCCAGTCGGTCGGCGCCGCGGCCGAGGGCCTGGTCAAGCGGGTGCGGGCGGTGACCGACCTGCCGGTGTCGGTCGGCCTCGGCGTGCGCGACGGCGCCCAGGCGGCGACCGTGGCCGCCTTCGCCGACGGCGTGATCGTTGGCTCGGCCCTCGTCGGCGCCCTGCTGACCGCCGAGCGCGCGGGCACGGGGCTCTCAGCCGGCCTGGACGGCATCCGGGCGCTCACCGCCGAACTCGCGGCGGGGGTCCGCCGCCCTTCCCCGGCCACGGGCGACGCCTGA
- the gltB gene encoding glutamate synthase large subunit, whose translation MPTKQGLYDPSFEHDACGVGFVVDVHGRRSHELVDQGLTVLRNLDHRGASGSDPDTGDGAGILVQIPDVFLRDVAGFPLPAPGRYAVGIAFLPQVAGDRDEAVRTIGRLTRQEGLRLLGWREVPVVSHIVGHAAREVEPRMRQLFVTLPGVPVAAAVGAPVEDDTPFDVMELERRAFCLRKRIERQTGVYLPSLSARTLTYKGMLTTHQLSAYFPDLDDPRFASAIALVHSRFSTNTFPSWPLAHPYRLIAHNGEINTVRGNRNWMRAREALLASDLIPGDLSRLFPICAADASDSASFDEVLELLHLGGRSLPHAVLMMIPEAWENHAEMDARRRAFYQFHATLMEPWDGPASIAFTDGTMIGAVLDRNGLRPSRYWITDDGLVVMASEVGVLDIPPHRVIQKGRLQPGRMFLIDTAKGRIVSDDEIKSELATASPYGEWLHAGVIQLADLPARERVVYSHASVTRRQQVFGYTEEELRIIVAPMARTGAEPIGSMGTDTPIAALSERPRLLFDYFQQLFAQVTNPPLDAIREELVTSLGNYLGPEGNLLTASPATCRVVHLPFPVISNIELSKIIGINDDGDMPGFAAVTVRGLYEVAGGGAALAARIEEICVGVSAAIADGARIIVLSDRDSDERLAPIPSLLLTAAVHHHLIREKTRTKVGLIVEGGDAREVHHIALLASYGAAAVNPYLAFEGVEDLIGRGEIEGVTPEQAEKNLIKALGKGVLKVMSKMGISTIASYTGAQVFESIGLRSDVIDRYFTGTASRLEGVGIDVLAAEVAARHARAYPRVATELAHRSLEIGGEYQWRREGELHLFNPETVFLLQHATRTRQYDVFKEYTAKVDELSKRDATLRGLFELRPGLRRPIPIEQVEPVSEIVKRFATGAMSYGSISAEAHETLAIAMNRLGGKSNTGEGGEDAERFVPDANGDLRRSAVKQVASGRFGVTSEYLANADDLQIKMAQGAKPGEGGQLPGHKVYPWIAKTRHSTPGVGLISPPPHHDIYSIEDLAQLIHDLKNSNPKARVHVKLVAEVGVGTVAAGVSKAHADVVLISGHDGGTGASPLTSLKHAGAPWELGLAETQQTLLLNGLRDRIVVQVDGQLKTGRDVVIGALLGAEEFGFATAPLVVAGCVMMRVCHLDTCPVGVATQNPTLRARFTGKPEFVENFFTFIAEEVRGYLAQLGFRTLEEAVGRVDLLDATAAVEHWKAEGLDISPLLHTPEAPFGRSLHNSASQDHGLDKALDNSLIQLCEGALEDGRPVWLEMPIRNVNRTVGTMLGYEVTRRYGAVGLPDDTISLRFTGSAGQSFGAFVPRGITLTLEGDANDYTGKGLSGGRIIVFPPKEAPLRAEENIIAGNVLLYGATAGEAFFRGVVGERFCVRNSGATAVVEGVGDHGCEYMTGGTVAVLGPIGRNFAAGMSGGVAYLYAPVSARINTEMVDVEPLDAEDRAQLVSLLTRHRRETGSTVAARLLADWEDEQEKFVKVMPRDYKRVLTAIKQAKEQGIPADDLIMALARS comes from the coding sequence ATGCCGACTAAGCAAGGTCTCTACGACCCCTCCTTCGAGCACGACGCCTGCGGTGTCGGGTTTGTCGTCGATGTGCACGGCCGGCGTAGTCATGAGCTGGTCGACCAGGGCCTTACGGTACTGCGCAACCTCGACCATCGGGGAGCCTCGGGTAGCGACCCGGACACAGGTGACGGAGCCGGCATCCTCGTCCAGATCCCGGACGTGTTCCTGCGCGACGTGGCCGGCTTCCCGCTGCCGGCTCCCGGCCGGTACGCCGTCGGCATCGCGTTCCTCCCGCAGGTGGCCGGTGACCGCGACGAGGCGGTGCGCACCATCGGCAGGCTGACCCGGCAGGAGGGCCTGCGGCTGCTCGGCTGGCGTGAGGTGCCCGTCGTCAGCCACATCGTGGGCCACGCCGCCCGCGAGGTCGAGCCCCGGATGCGCCAGCTGTTTGTCACGCTGCCCGGTGTCCCGGTCGCGGCGGCCGTCGGCGCGCCGGTCGAGGACGACACGCCGTTCGACGTCATGGAGCTGGAGCGCCGCGCGTTCTGCCTGCGCAAGCGGATCGAGCGGCAGACCGGGGTCTACCTTCCGTCGCTGTCGGCGCGCACGCTGACCTACAAGGGGATGCTGACCACCCACCAGCTGTCGGCCTACTTCCCCGACCTCGACGACCCGCGGTTCGCCAGCGCCATCGCCCTGGTGCACAGCCGGTTCTCGACGAACACCTTCCCGAGCTGGCCGCTGGCGCACCCCTACCGGCTGATCGCGCACAACGGTGAGATCAACACCGTCCGCGGCAACCGCAACTGGATGCGCGCCCGCGAGGCGCTGCTCGCCAGCGACCTGATTCCCGGCGACCTGTCCCGGTTGTTCCCGATCTGCGCCGCCGACGCCAGCGACTCAGCCAGCTTCGACGAGGTCCTCGAGCTGCTGCACCTGGGCGGGCGCAGCCTGCCGCACGCCGTGCTGATGATGATCCCGGAGGCCTGGGAGAACCACGCGGAGATGGACGCGCGGCGCCGCGCCTTCTACCAGTTCCACGCCACGCTGATGGAGCCGTGGGACGGGCCGGCGTCGATCGCCTTCACCGACGGCACGATGATCGGCGCGGTGCTCGACCGCAACGGCCTGCGCCCGTCGCGTTACTGGATCACCGACGACGGCCTGGTCGTCATGGCCTCCGAGGTCGGCGTGCTCGACATCCCGCCGCACCGGGTGATCCAGAAGGGCCGGCTCCAGCCGGGCCGGATGTTCCTCATCGACACCGCCAAGGGCCGGATCGTCAGCGACGACGAGATCAAGTCGGAGCTCGCCACCGCCTCGCCCTACGGGGAGTGGCTGCACGCCGGCGTCATCCAGCTCGCCGACCTGCCGGCCCGCGAGCGGGTCGTCTACAGCCACGCGTCGGTCACCCGCCGTCAGCAGGTCTTCGGCTACACCGAGGAAGAGCTGCGGATCATCGTCGCGCCGATGGCGCGCACCGGCGCCGAGCCGATCGGGTCGATGGGCACCGACACCCCGATCGCGGCGCTCTCCGAGCGGCCGCGGCTGCTGTTCGACTACTTCCAGCAGCTGTTCGCCCAGGTCACCAACCCGCCGCTGGACGCGATCCGCGAGGAGCTGGTCACCAGCCTCGGCAACTACCTGGGGCCGGAGGGCAACCTGCTGACGGCGAGCCCCGCCACCTGCCGGGTGGTCCACCTCCCCTTCCCGGTGATCAGCAACATCGAGCTGTCGAAGATCATCGGCATCAACGACGACGGCGACATGCCCGGCTTCGCCGCGGTCACCGTCCGCGGCCTCTACGAGGTCGCCGGTGGGGGTGCGGCGCTCGCGGCGCGGATCGAGGAGATCTGCGTCGGGGTCAGCGCGGCCATCGCCGACGGTGCCCGCATCATCGTGCTGTCCGACCGCGACTCCGACGAGCGGCTCGCGCCGATCCCGTCGCTGCTGCTCACCGCGGCCGTGCACCACCACCTGATCCGGGAGAAGACCCGCACCAAGGTCGGCCTGATCGTCGAGGGCGGCGACGCGCGCGAGGTGCACCACATCGCGCTGCTGGCCAGCTACGGCGCCGCCGCGGTCAACCCGTACCTGGCGTTCGAGGGCGTCGAGGACCTCATCGGCCGCGGCGAGATCGAGGGCGTCACCCCGGAGCAGGCCGAGAAGAACCTCATCAAGGCGCTCGGCAAGGGCGTGCTGAAGGTGATGTCCAAGATGGGCATCTCCACCATCGCCAGCTACACCGGCGCCCAGGTCTTCGAGTCGATCGGCCTGCGCTCCGACGTCATCGACAGGTACTTCACCGGCACCGCCTCGCGCCTGGAGGGCGTCGGCATCGACGTGCTCGCCGCCGAGGTCGCCGCCCGGCACGCCCGCGCCTACCCGCGGGTGGCCACCGAGCTCGCGCACCGCAGCCTCGAGATCGGCGGCGAGTACCAGTGGCGCCGCGAGGGTGAGCTGCACCTGTTCAACCCGGAGACGGTGTTCCTGCTGCAGCACGCCACCAGGACCCGCCAGTACGACGTGTTCAAGGAGTACACGGCCAAGGTCGACGAGCTGTCCAAGCGCGACGCCACCCTGCGCGGGCTGTTCGAGCTGCGGCCCGGCCTGCGCCGACCCATCCCCATCGAGCAGGTCGAGCCGGTCTCCGAGATCGTCAAGCGGTTCGCCACCGGCGCCATGTCCTACGGCTCGATCAGCGCAGAGGCGCACGAGACGCTCGCGATCGCGATGAACCGACTCGGCGGCAAGTCGAACACCGGCGAGGGCGGCGAGGACGCCGAGCGGTTCGTCCCCGACGCGAACGGCGACCTGCGCCGCTCGGCGGTCAAGCAGGTCGCCAGCGGTCGGTTCGGCGTGACCAGCGAGTACCTCGCCAACGCCGACGACCTGCAGATCAAGATGGCGCAGGGCGCGAAGCCCGGCGAGGGCGGCCAGCTGCCCGGCCACAAGGTCTATCCGTGGATCGCGAAGACGCGGCACTCGACGCCGGGCGTCGGCCTGATCTCGCCGCCGCCGCACCACGACATCTACTCGATCGAGGACCTCGCCCAGCTCATCCACGACCTGAAGAACTCGAACCCGAAGGCGCGGGTGCACGTCAAGCTGGTCGCCGAGGTCGGCGTCGGCACCGTCGCCGCCGGCGTGTCCAAGGCGCACGCCGACGTCGTGCTCATCTCGGGCCATGACGGCGGCACCGGCGCCTCGCCGCTGACGTCGCTCAAGCACGCCGGCGCCCCCTGGGAGCTGGGCCTGGCCGAGACCCAGCAGACGCTGCTGCTCAACGGGCTGCGCGACCGGATCGTGGTGCAGGTCGACGGCCAGCTCAAGACCGGCCGTGACGTCGTCATCGGCGCGCTGCTGGGCGCCGAGGAGTTCGGCTTCGCGACCGCGCCGCTGGTCGTCGCCGGCTGCGTGATGATGCGGGTCTGCCACCTCGACACCTGCCCCGTGGGCGTGGCGACCCAGAACCCGACGCTGCGGGCCCGGTTCACCGGCAAGCCCGAGTTCGTCGAGAACTTCTTCACGTTCATCGCCGAGGAGGTCCGCGGGTACCTCGCCCAGCTGGGCTTCCGGACGCTCGAGGAGGCCGTCGGCCGGGTCGACCTGCTCGACGCGACCGCCGCCGTCGAGCACTGGAAGGCCGAGGGCCTCGACATCAGCCCGCTGCTGCACACCCCCGAGGCGCCGTTCGGCCGGTCGCTGCACAACTCGGCCAGCCAGGACCACGGCCTCGACAAGGCGCTCGACAACTCGCTCATCCAGCTGTGCGAGGGCGCGCTGGAGGACGGCCGGCCGGTGTGGCTGGAGATGCCGATCCGCAACGTCAACCGGACCGTCGGCACCATGCTCGGCTACGAGGTCACCCGCCGCTACGGCGCGGTCGGCCTGCCGGACGACACGATCTCGCTGCGCTTCACCGGCTCGGCCGGCCAGAGCTTCGGCGCGTTCGTCCCGCGCGGCATCACCCTCACCCTGGAGGGCGACGCCAACGACTACACCGGCAAGGGCCTGTCCGGCGGGCGGATCATCGTCTTCCCGCCGAAGGAGGCGCCGCTGCGCGCCGAGGAGAACATCATCGCCGGCAACGTGCTGCTCTACGGCGCGACCGCGGGCGAGGCGTTCTTCCGGGGCGTCGTCGGCGAACGGTTCTGCGTGCGCAACTCGGGCGCGACCGCCGTCGTCGAGGGCGTGGGCGACCACGGCTGTGAGTACATGACCGGTGGCACGGTCGCGGTGCTCGGGCCGATCGGGCGCAACTTCGCGGCTGGCATGAGCGGCGGCGTCGCCTACCTGTACGCCCCGGTGAGCGCGCGGATCAACACCGAGATGGTCGACGTGGAGCCGCTCGACGCGGAGGACCGGGCGCAGCTGGTCAGCCTGCTCACCCGCCACCGCCGCGAGACCGGCTCGACGGTCGCCGCCCGGCTGCTGGCGGACTGGGAGGACGAGCAGGAGAAGTTCGTCAAGGTCATGCCCCGCGACTACAAGCGGGTGCTGACCGCGATCAAGCAAGCCAAGGAACAGGGCATCCCCGCCGACGACCTGATCATGGCTCTAGCCCGCAGCTGA
- a CDS encoding VIT1/CCC1 transporter family protein: MPDSGLGHRHRDTHRDVSGGWLRPAVFGAMDGLVSNVALLSGFAGGASSRSTVLLAGLAGLASGAFSMATGEYTSVTSQNEAMAAEIEVERRALSDFPTDERAELAATYARKGVDPELADAVARQLHADPEVALAIHSQEELGVTPGRLPSALVAAASSFAAFAVGALVPVLPYLLGADTFLASGVLAAVALFAVGVAVSRFTGRSRLLSGVRQLALGALAAGATYLVGVLVGGVS; this comes from the coding sequence ATGCCTGACTCCGGCCTGGGCCACCGGCACCGGGACACGCATCGCGACGTCTCCGGTGGCTGGCTGCGCCCGGCGGTGTTCGGCGCGATGGACGGGCTGGTCAGCAACGTCGCGCTGCTGTCCGGCTTCGCGGGCGGCGCGTCGTCGCGGTCGACGGTGCTGCTCGCCGGGCTCGCGGGGCTGGCCTCCGGCGCGTTCTCGATGGCCACCGGGGAGTACACGTCGGTCACGTCACAGAACGAGGCGATGGCCGCCGAGATCGAGGTGGAACGACGGGCGCTGTCGGACTTCCCGACGGACGAGCGTGCCGAGCTCGCCGCCACCTACGCGAGGAAGGGCGTCGACCCGGAGCTCGCCGACGCGGTGGCCCGTCAGCTGCACGCCGACCCGGAGGTCGCGCTCGCGATCCACAGCCAGGAGGAGCTCGGCGTCACACCCGGCCGGCTGCCGAGCGCGCTGGTCGCCGCGGCCTCCTCGTTCGCCGCGTTCGCCGTCGGGGCCCTGGTACCCGTCCTGCCGTACCTGCTTGGCGCCGACACGTTCCTGGCGAGCGGTGTGCTGGCCGCCGTGGCCCTGTTCGCCGTCGGGGTGGCCGTCAGCCGGTTCACCGGCCGTTCGCGGCTGCTGTCCGGCGTCCGCCAGCTCGCCCTCGGCGCACTCGCCGCCGGCGCCACCTACCTGGTCGGCGTCCTCGTCGGGGGCGTCAGCTAG
- a CDS encoding Trp biosynthesis-associated membrane protein, whose amino-acid sequence MNQKASIDADEAVGVPAPMASGADADAAVRMHVRDAAGGLPAGRPGLAGRAGLGAAVLACLVGAGLVLFASSATWARTEVRDATTTGGGAVGTPLAVALGGGDLAPAVSALGLVGLAAAVALVATRGAGRRVVGVLVALAGVGVVVLAARIGVTPEPAVRAARHVVDLAPSGHPRIGQVRLSAAPWAAALGGLAFVGAGLVAVVFGPRWPGMGGRYHTRAPRPLDDWDAIERGQDPTASADSVDRPDRPDQGG is encoded by the coding sequence ATGAACCAGAAGGCAAGTATCGACGCGGACGAGGCGGTCGGCGTGCCTGCGCCGATGGCCTCGGGCGCTGACGCCGACGCGGCCGTGCGGATGCACGTGCGCGACGCGGCCGGCGGACTCCCGGCCGGCCGGCCGGGGCTGGCCGGCCGGGCGGGCCTGGGCGCCGCTGTGCTCGCCTGCCTCGTGGGGGCGGGGCTGGTGCTGTTCGCGAGCTCGGCGACGTGGGCGCGCACCGAGGTGCGGGACGCGACGACGACCGGTGGCGGTGCGGTGGGGACGCCGCTCGCGGTGGCCCTCGGCGGCGGGGACCTCGCGCCGGCGGTGAGCGCGCTCGGGCTGGTGGGCCTCGCCGCGGCGGTCGCCCTGGTGGCGACCAGGGGCGCCGGCCGGCGGGTCGTCGGGGTGCTGGTCGCCCTGGCGGGCGTCGGTGTGGTGGTGCTCGCCGCTCGGATCGGGGTCACGCCAGAACCGGCCGTGCGCGCGGCGCGCCACGTCGTGGACCTCGCCCCCAGCGGCCATCCCCGGATCGGCCAGGTCCGGCTCTCGGCCGCCCCGTGGGCCGCGGCGCTGGGGGGCCTGGCGTTCGTCGGCGCGGGCCTGGTGGCGGTGGTGTTCGGTCCCCGCTGGCCGGGCATGGGCGGCCGCTACCACACCAGGGCGCCCCGCCCGCTGGACGACTGGGACGCGATCGAGCGCGGTCAGGACCCGACGGCCTCGGCCGACTCGGTGGACCGGCCCGACCGGCCCGACCAGGGCGGTTAG
- the trpC gene encoding indole-3-glycerol phosphate synthase TrpC, producing MTVLDEIIAGVRADLAEREARIPFDLLKQRVEKVPDPRDALAVLRARRVAVIAEVKRRSPSKGELAGIPDPGALAGIYESAGAAAVSVLTERRRFGGSLADLDAVRVAVDVPVLRKDFIVSPYQVLEARAHGADIVLLIVAALDQPRLVGLLERIESLGMTALVEVHDETETMRALDAGARLVGVNARDLKTLEIRRETFARLAPLVPSGVLKVAESGIRGPHDLLAYAEAGADAVLVGEAAVSGSDPRQTVADLVAAGAHPATKVGR from the coding sequence GTGACCGTCCTCGACGAGATCATCGCCGGTGTCCGTGCCGACTTGGCCGAGCGTGAGGCGCGTATCCCCTTTGACCTGCTCAAGCAGCGGGTCGAGAAGGTCCCCGACCCGCGGGACGCCCTCGCGGTGCTGCGCGCCCGCCGCGTCGCAGTGATCGCCGAGGTGAAGCGGCGCAGCCCGTCGAAGGGCGAGCTCGCGGGCATCCCCGACCCCGGGGCGCTCGCCGGCATCTACGAGTCGGCCGGCGCGGCGGCCGTCAGCGTGCTCACCGAGCGGCGCCGCTTCGGTGGGTCGCTAGCCGACCTGGACGCCGTCCGCGTAGCTGTCGACGTGCCCGTGCTGCGCAAGGACTTCATCGTCTCGCCCTACCAGGTCCTGGAGGCGCGGGCGCACGGCGCCGACATCGTGCTGCTGATCGTCGCGGCGCTGGACCAGCCCCGGCTCGTCGGCCTGCTCGAGCGGATCGAGTCGCTCGGCATGACGGCGCTGGTCGAGGTCCACGACGAGACCGAGACGATGCGCGCGCTCGACGCGGGGGCCCGGCTCGTCGGCGTCAACGCCCGCGATCTCAAGACGCTGGAGATCAGGCGCGAGACGTTCGCCCGGCTGGCCCCGCTGGTGCCCTCCGGCGTGCTGAAGGTCGCCGAGTCCGGCATCCGCGGCCCGCACGACCTGCTCGCCTACGCCGAGGCCGGCGCCGACGCGGTGCTGGTCGGGGAGGCGGCGGTCAGCGGCTCGGACCCACGCCAGACGGTCGCCGACCTCGTCGCCGCGGGCGCCCACCCGGCCACCAAGGTCGGGCGCTAG
- the trpB gene encoding tryptophan synthase subunit beta — translation MSPSSAGATGTTAPAVPSFLDAEPGARPSVPDTLGHFGPFGGRFVPEALMAALDELTAAYDEARADPAFVAELDGLLASYAGRPTPVTDARRLTARIGGARLLLKREDLAHTGSHKINNVLGQCLLTRRMGKTRVIAETGAGQHGVATATACALLGLECVVYMGEEDTRRQALNVARMRLLGAEVVPVTSGSRTLKDAINEALRDWVATVDRTHYCIGSVMGPHPFPMLVRDFQRIIGVEAREQVLTLTGKLPDAIVACVGGGSNAMGIFHRFIPDTSVRLIGCEAGGDGLATGRHAAAIAGGGSGVLHGMRSYFLQDDDGQTKVSHSISAGLDYPGIGPEHAWLHDTGRATYRVVDDAAAMEALALVAKTEGILVAIESAHAFAGAFDVARELGPDATVLVSCSGRGDKDVDTAARWFGVLPADGGEPAHS, via the coding sequence GTGAGCCCCAGCAGCGCCGGAGCTACCGGCACCACCGCACCGGCCGTCCCCTCGTTCCTGGACGCGGAGCCCGGGGCGCGGCCAAGCGTGCCGGACACGCTGGGGCACTTCGGGCCGTTCGGCGGGCGGTTCGTGCCCGAGGCGCTGATGGCCGCCCTGGACGAGCTGACCGCGGCCTACGACGAGGCCCGCGCGGACCCGGCGTTCGTCGCCGAGCTCGACGGCCTGCTCGCCAGCTACGCCGGCCGGCCGACCCCGGTCACCGACGCGCGCCGGCTCACCGCGCGCATCGGCGGCGCCCGGCTGCTGCTCAAGCGCGAGGACCTCGCGCACACCGGCTCCCACAAGATCAACAACGTGCTCGGCCAGTGCCTGCTGACCAGGCGCATGGGCAAGACCCGGGTGATCGCCGAGACCGGCGCGGGCCAGCACGGCGTCGCGACCGCGACCGCCTGCGCGCTGCTCGGCCTGGAGTGCGTCGTCTACATGGGCGAGGAGGACACCCGCCGCCAGGCGCTCAACGTCGCCCGGATGCGCCTCCTCGGTGCCGAGGTCGTCCCGGTCACCTCCGGCAGCCGGACGCTCAAGGACGCCATCAACGAGGCGCTGCGCGACTGGGTCGCCACCGTCGATCGCACGCATTACTGCATCGGCTCGGTGATGGGCCCGCACCCGTTCCCGATGCTGGTGCGTGACTTCCAGCGGATCATCGGCGTCGAGGCCCGCGAGCAGGTGCTCACGCTCACCGGGAAGCTCCCGGACGCGATCGTCGCCTGCGTCGGCGGCGGCTCGAACGCGATGGGGATCTTCCATCGTTTCATCCCGGACACCTCCGTCCGGCTGATCGGCTGCGAGGCCGGGGGCGACGGCCTCGCCACCGGCCGGCACGCGGCCGCGATCGCCGGCGGCGGCTCCGGTGTGCTGCACGGCATGCGGTCGTACTTCCTGCAGGACGACGACGGCCAGACGAAGGTCTCGCACTCGATCTCCGCGGGCCTGGACTACCCGGGCATCGGCCCGGAGCACGCCTGGCTGCACGACACCGGCCGGGCGACCTACCGGGTCGTGGACGACGCGGCGGCGATGGAGGCGCTCGCCCTGGTCGCGAAGACCGAGGGGATCCTGGTCGCGATCGAGAGCGCGCACGCGTTCGCCGGCGCGTTCGACGTCGCCCGCGAGCTCGGCCCGGACGCGACGGTCCTGGTCAGCTGCTCGGGACGAGGCGACAAGGACGTCGACACGGCGGCCCGCTGGTTCGGCGTGCTCCCCGCCGACGGCGGTGAGCCCGCTCACAGCTGA
- the lgt gene encoding prolipoprotein diacylglyceryl transferase: MVLAAIPSPSRGVIHLGPLPLRAYAFMIIIGVVVAVWLTGRRLRARGADPNLAGDAGVWAVLFGIVGARLYHVITSPEAYFGADGHVADVLKVWNGGLGIWGAVAGGALGVWIKTRRSGVSFLMFADAAVPGIVLAQAIGRWGNYFNQELFGRPSTLPWALEIDAAHRPAGYEQFATFHPTFLYESLWCLGVAAVLLLVDQRRRLGRGRLLALYIMLYTVGRAWIEALRIDDATHIGGLRLNDWVSIAVFVGALLMFILLRKPVDRGGEPPAAVTPAQTGGDAPEAGTPAEENATTDPNVTDAKPVDAKPADLRPAGAATAAAASPADEVLADEILAGTKPSESLPASPKPAATPATPATPATPATPTGDLAGSADAGEVVTAGAVTARVGLDKSSGAGAADSGGDGPAGGSPRDA, translated from the coding sequence GTGGTACTAGCCGCGATTCCCAGCCCATCCCGAGGCGTCATCCACCTCGGGCCGCTGCCGCTGCGCGCCTACGCCTTTATGATCATAATTGGCGTCGTCGTCGCGGTCTGGCTGACGGGGCGGCGGCTGCGCGCCCGCGGGGCCGACCCGAACCTCGCCGGGGACGCCGGCGTGTGGGCGGTGCTGTTCGGCATCGTCGGCGCCCGGCTCTACCACGTCATCACCAGCCCCGAGGCCTACTTCGGGGCGGACGGGCACGTCGCCGACGTCCTGAAGGTGTGGAACGGCGGGCTGGGGATCTGGGGGGCGGTCGCCGGCGGCGCGCTGGGTGTCTGGATCAAGACGAGGCGGTCGGGCGTCTCGTTCCTGATGTTCGCCGATGCGGCGGTGCCCGGCATCGTCCTGGCCCAGGCGATCGGCCGCTGGGGCAACTACTTCAACCAGGAGCTGTTCGGCCGGCCCAGCACGCTGCCCTGGGCGCTGGAGATCGATGCGGCGCACCGGCCGGCCGGGTACGAGCAGTTCGCGACGTTCCACCCGACGTTCCTGTACGAGTCGCTGTGGTGCCTGGGTGTCGCCGCGGTCCTGCTCCTCGTCGACCAGCGGCGCCGCCTCGGCCGCGGCCGACTGCTCGCGCTGTACATCATGCTGTACACCGTCGGCCGGGCCTGGATCGAGGCGCTGCGCATCGACGACGCCACGCACATCGGCGGCCTGCGGCTCAACGACTGGGTCAGTATCGCGGTCTTCGTCGGCGCGCTTCTGATGTTCATCCTCCTGCGCAAGCCCGTGGACCGGGGCGGCGAGCCACCGGCGGCGGTCACCCCCGCGCAGACCGGTGGCGACGCGCCCGAGGCCGGGACCCCGGCCGAGGAGAACGCGACGACGGACCCGAACGTGACGGACGCCAAGCCGGTGGACGCGAAGCCGGCGGACCTCAGGCCGGCAGGCGCGGCGACGGCCGCCGCCGCGAGTCCCGCGGACGAGGTGCTGGCGGACGAGATCCTGGCGGGCACCAAGCCCAGCGAGTCCCTGCCGGCCTCCCCAAAGCCGGCGGCCACCCCGGCCACCCCGGCCACCCCGGCCACCCCGGCCACCCCGACCGGCGACCTCGCCGGCTCCGCCGACGCGGGCGAGGTCGTCACGGCCGGCGCCGTCACCGCGAGGGTCGGCCTGGACAAGTCGAGCGGCGCCGGGGCCGCGGACAGCGGCGGGGACGGTCCCGCTGGCGGTAGCCCTCGCGATGCCTGA